One window of Misgurnus anguillicaudatus chromosome 13, ASM2758022v2, whole genome shotgun sequence genomic DNA carries:
- the LOC129432544 gene encoding THAP domain-containing protein 6 isoform X2, protein MPDFCAAYGCTNERSLQTRTRGITFHKFPKCSERRRQWERALRREGFVANDRTLLCSEHFRNEDFDRTGQTVRLKAGAVPSVFNFPAHLQRPVAPTSTNASRKAGENQPMYPEQDQPPPDVPSTRERQRSRKRKAPDHQYAMPSSPKALKAKLDAAMATVRKMWREKSNALARVRRAKKNMKALLEELKAKNLIKEELND, encoded by the exons ATGCCTGATTTTTGTGCTGCCTACGGCTGCACCAACGAACGGAGTCTCCAAACCAGAACGCGTGGGATCACCTTTCACAA GTTTCCCAAATGTAGCGAGCGCCGGAGACAGTGGGAGCGTGCCCTGAGAAGGGAAGGTTTTGTGGCTAATGACAGAACACTGCTCTGCAGTGAACACTTCAGAAATGAAGATTTCGACAGGACAGGGCAGACTGTCAGATTGAAAGCTGGAGCTGTTCCATCTGTCTTCAACTTCCCTGCTCATCTTCAGAGG CCGGTAGCACCAACAAGCACAAACGCTTCAAGAAAAGCAGGAGAAAACCAGCCCATGTACCCCGAGCAGGATCAACCTCCACCTGATGTT CCATCCACTAGAGAGAGGCAAAGGAGTCGGAAGAGGAAGGCCCCTGACCACCAATATGCAATGCCTTCCTCTCCAAAGGCTCTTAAGGCCAAACTTGATGCAGCCATGGCCACAGTGCGTAAAATGTGGCGGGAAAAGAGCAATGCCTTGGCAAGGGTAAGGAGGGCCAAGAAGAACATGAAGGCTCTTCTGGAGGAGCTGAAAGCTAAGAACCTCATCAAGGAAGAGCTGAATGACTAA
- the LOC129432544 gene encoding THAP domain-containing protein 6 isoform X1 — protein sequence MPDFCAAYGCTNERSLQTRTRGITFHKFPKCSERRRQWERALRREGFVANDRTLLCSEHFRNEDFDRTGQTVRLKAGAVPSVFNFPAHLQRPVAPTSTNASRKAGENQPMYPEQDQPPPDVPQPSTRERQRSRKRKAPDHQYAMPSSPKALKAKLDAAMATVRKMWREKSNALARVRRAKKNMKALLEELKAKNLIKEELND from the exons ATGCCTGATTTTTGTGCTGCCTACGGCTGCACCAACGAACGGAGTCTCCAAACCAGAACGCGTGGGATCACCTTTCACAA GTTTCCCAAATGTAGCGAGCGCCGGAGACAGTGGGAGCGTGCCCTGAGAAGGGAAGGTTTTGTGGCTAATGACAGAACACTGCTCTGCAGTGAACACTTCAGAAATGAAGATTTCGACAGGACAGGGCAGACTGTCAGATTGAAAGCTGGAGCTGTTCCATCTGTCTTCAACTTCCCTGCTCATCTTCAGAGG CCGGTAGCACCAACAAGCACAAACGCTTCAAGAAAAGCAGGAGAAAACCAGCCCATGTACCCCGAGCAGGATCAACCTCCACCTGATGTT ccACAGCCATCCACTAGAGAGAGGCAAAGGAGTCGGAAGAGGAAGGCCCCTGACCACCAATATGCAATGCCTTCCTCTCCAAAGGCTCTTAAGGCCAAACTTGATGCAGCCATGGCCACAGTGCGTAAAATGTGGCGGGAAAAGAGCAATGCCTTGGCAAGGGTAAGGAGGGCCAAGAAGAACATGAAGGCTCTTCTGGAGGAGCTGAAAGCTAAGAACCTCATCAAGGAAGAGCTGAATGACTAA
- the ptges3a gene encoding prostaglandin E synthase 3 encodes MQNASAKWYDRREAVFIEFCIEDSKDVQVKFDKTKLDFSCVGGIDNAKHHNEVELFESIDPNGSKHKRTDRSVFCCLRKAEPGKSWPRLTKEKTKLNWLSVDFNNWKDWEDDSDEELSSFDRFSEMMNNMGGEDDLPDVDGADDEESADSDDEKMPDLE; translated from the exons atGCAGAACGCATCTGCCAAGTGGTATGACAGACGAGAAGCTGTCTTCATTGAATTCTGTATAGAAGACAGCAAAGACGTCCAAGTTAAATTTGACAAAACAAAGCTTGATTTCAG ttGTGTTGGTGGAATAGATAACGCGAAACACCATAATGAAGTAGAACTATTTGAATCCATTGACCCAAAT GGGTCTAAACACAAGCGCACAGACAGGTCTGTGTTTTGCTGTCTAAGAaaagcagaacctggcaaatCTTGGCCGAGGTTAACAAAAGAGAAAACGAAG cTTAATTGGCTCAGTGTGGACTTCAATAACTGGAAAGACTGGGAGGATGACTCGGATGAAGAATTGTCCAGTTTTGACCGCTTTTCAGAG atgatgAACAACATGGGTGGGGAAGATGACCTACCAGATGTGGATGGTGCAGATGAT GAAGAGTCTGCGGATAGTGATGATGAAA aaatgccAGACCTTGAGTGA
- the mipa gene encoding major intrinsic protein of lens fiber a, with amino-acid sequence MWEFRTLSFWRAVFAEFYGTMFFVFFGLGAALRWTTGPLNVLQVAFCFGLAAATLIQSIGHVSGGHINPAVTFAYLISSQMSLFRAVFYICAQCLGALAGAAVLYGVTPNNVRGNLALNTLQPGISLGMATTIEIFLTLQLVVCVFAVTDERRNGRLGSAALSIGFSVLMGHLLGMYYTGAGMNPARSFAPAVLFRNFINHWVYWVGPMIGGAMGAVVYDFLLFPRTRGLSERLAMLKGNRPPGVETQQEVRVETIELKTQAL; translated from the exons ATGTGGGAATTCCGGACCTTGTCTTTTTGGCGGGCAGTATTTGCCGAGTTCTATGGCACGATGTTTTTTGTGTTCTTCGGGCTGGGAGCAGCTCTCCGTTGGACCACCGGACCACTCAATGTGCTCCAGGTCGCTTTCTGCTTTGGGCTGGCAGCCGCCACACTCATCCAGTCCATCGGCCACGTCAGCGGTGGCCACATCAACCCGGCCGTCACATTCGCCTACCTGATCAGCTCCCAGATGTCTCTGTTTCGTGCCGTCTTCTACATCTGTGCCCAATGCTTGGGTGCGCTGGCCGGGGCTGCTGTGCTGTATGGAGTCACGCCAAACAATGTCAGAGGCAATCTGGCCCTGAACACG CTTCAGCCAGGCATCAGTCTGGGCATGGCCACCACCATAGAGATATTCCTGACTCTGCAACTTGTGGTCTGTGTCTTCGCTGTGACGGATGAGAGACGAAACGGGCGACTAGGGTCAGCAGCCCTGTCCATTGGCTTCTCAGTGCTTATGGGTCACCTGCTTGGG ATGTATTACACCGGAGCTGGAATGAACCCTGCCAGGTCTTTCGCCCCTGCTGTGCTTTTTAGGAACTTTATAAACCATTGG GTGTACTGGGTGGGCCCTATGATTGGCGGTGCTATGGGTGCTGTGGTCTACGACTTCTTGCTTTTTCCACGCACGCGTGGTTTGTCTGAGCGACTGGCTATGCTCAAGGGCAACCGGCCACCTGGGGTTGAAACCCAACAGGAGGTGCGAGTGGAGACTATCGAACTCAAAACACAAGCGCTATAA